A part of Aegilops tauschii subsp. strangulata cultivar AL8/78 chromosome 2, Aet v6.0, whole genome shotgun sequence genomic DNA contains:
- the LOC109769522 gene encoding acyl-CoA-binding domain-containing protein 4: MGGDWQELAQSAVIGLIFAFLVAKLISVVLAFKEDNLRITRSAPDPAPSPDAADPALDGGGGDGDGDSDSDGDWEGVESTELDEDFSAASAFVAASAAGVPEEAQLRLYGLYKIATEGPCTAPQPSALKLKARAKWNAWNKLGAMPTEEAMEEYITIVDEIFPNWSDGSKKKDGETTMSASGSKGPMGPVFSSLMYEEDQGNESELGDIHVSAREGAIDDVKKHLAAGVQINIRDSEERTPLHWAVDRGHLDAVEVLVNSNADVNAQDNEGQTALHYAVLCEREDIAELLVKHHADLQIKDGDGNTAQDLCSSAWPFMKPAN, from the exons ATGGGCGGCGACTGGCAGGAGCTGGCCCAGTCGGCGGTCATCGGCCTCATCTTCGCCTTCCTCGTCGCCAAGCTCATCTCCGTCGTCCTCGCCTTCAAGGAGGACAACCTCCGCATCACCCGCTCCGCCCCCGACCCCGCCCcctcgcccgacgccgccgaccccgcgctcgacggcggcggcggcgacggcgacggcgacagcGACAGCGACGGCGACTGGGAGGGCGTGGAGAGCACGGAGCTCGACGAGGACTTCAGCGCCGCCTCCGCCTTcgtcgccgcctccgccgccggcgtCCCCGAGGAGGCGCAGCTCCGCCTCTACGGCCTCTACAAGATCGCCACCGAGGGGCCCTGCACCGCGCCGCAGCCCTCCGCCCTCAAGCTCAAGGCCCGCGCCAAGTG GAATGCTTGGAATAAATTGGGTGCTATGCCAACAGAAGAAGCTATGGAGGAGTACATAACAATTGTTGATGAGATATTCCCTAACTGGTCTGATGGCTCA AAAAAGAAAGATGGGGAAACCACAATGTCTGCATCAGGTTCGAAGGGACCAATGGGACCTGTATTTAGCAGTTTAATGTACGAGGAAGATCAAGGAAATGAATC AGAACTTGGTGACATCCATGTTTCTGCAAGGGAAGGAGCAATTGATGACGTTAAAAAGCATCTGGCTGCTGGTGTACAAATCAACATAAGAG ACAGCGAAGAGAGAACTCCGTTGCACTGGGCTGTGGACCGTGGTCATCTAGATGCTGTCGAGGTTCTTGTCAACTCAAATGCAGACGTGAATGCTCAG GACAACGAAGGGCAGACGGCGCTCCACTACGCCGTCCTCTGCGAGAGGGAGGACATCGCCGAACTGCTCGTCAAGCACCACGCCGATCTCCAGATCAAGGATGGCGACGGGAACACCGCCCAGGACTTGTGCTCCTCGGCCTGGCCGTTCATGAAGCCGGCAAACTGA
- the LOC109769523 gene encoding uncharacterized protein isoform X3 yields MAYSVPTLLLSSMEQNNPQEEDRLGALTDDILLSILGSVDLATAARTSALSTRWRSLPWLLPELNLHVRDFLPVPCPDYPLAAALRIFFYSKIPAQHINQAMASLTRAARSFLRTKHSRTVTKMSLEIYLVGNYSHDIGPLVRDAIDNGTVRELDLTIADDKDFRCKRADMLQKARVVDGFFSTYPNVLPCLTRLHLYNLRFAKGDMLHRTLFDCCKQLQHLSLDHCDAGDGSVWQIDAPSSGLRVLELRYSYLKRLEVLCLPKLELLRWEVWLHNETPLHFGSVPCLKELFLLCGADIDHPGFSLSQLLDGATDIHTLTLNFQGEKLWIQPESRQLRAAFSKLKKLSIQGIYVEFDLLWTINLLEAAPTVEIFGVEAFEHPCSVPFWVRVGVQRVQPSWKTPGFTSCSKWQLRELHVASFSPLVGHHMLFVREVMGRAPKLETVLLKENEEPCRKCEAMGALPTPIGGMFPRGKDEQDAIARQLRDKRIVSSSSAAKIVFKSIASTVVF; encoded by the exons ATGGCGTACTCTGTTCCGACCTTATTATTATCGTCCATGGAGCAGAATAAT CCACAAGAGGAAGATAGGCTGGGCGCCCTGACTGATGACATCCTGCTCTCCATCTTGGGGAGTGTGGACCTTGCGACGGCCGCAAGGACCAGCGCCCTGTCGACGCGCTGGAGGAGCCTGCCATGGCTGCTCCCTGAGCTTAACCTCCATGTCAGGGATTTCCTGCCCGTGCCATGCCCAGATTACCCTCTTGCTGCTGCTCTACGGATTTTTTTTTATTCTAAAATACCAGCGCAACACATAAATCAAGCAATGGCGTCTCTGACCAGAGCTGCTAGGAGTTTCTTGCGCACCAAACACAGCAGAACCGTCACAAAAATGTCCCTTGAGATCTACCTCGTTGGCAACTATTCGCATGATATTGGCCCGCTGGTCCGTGACGCCATCGACAATGGCACGGTAAGAGAGCTGGACCTCACCATTGCCGACGACAAGGATTTCAGGTGCAAACGTGCAGATATGCTGCAGAAAGCACGGGTCGTGGACGGGTTCTTCAGCACGTATCCTAATGTGCTCCCTTGCCTCACGAGGCTCCACCTCTACAACCTGCGATTCGCCAAGGGGGACATGCTGCACCGCACGCTGTTCGACTGCTGCAAGCAGCTGCAGCACCTCAGCCTGGACCACTGCGACGCCGGCGACGGCTCGGTGTGGCAGATAGACGCGCCGAGTTCGGGGCTCAGGGTTCTTGAGCTCCGCTATTCCTACTTGAAGAGGCTCGAGGTGCTCTGCCTTCCCAAACTAGAGCTGCTCCGTTGGGAGGTCTGGCTGCACAATGAGACCCCCTTGCATTTTGGTTCTGTGCCATGTCTCAAGGAGTTATTCCTCCTATGTGGTGCTGACATCGACCACCCGGGGTTTAGTTTAAGCCAGCTTCTAGATGGTGCCACAGACATCCATACCCTGACCTTAAACTTCCAAGGAGAAAAG CTTTGGATCCAGCCTGAAAGCAGGCAACTCCGCGCTGCATTCAGCAAGCTAAAGAAGCTGTCTATTCAAGGCATATATGTTGAGTTTGACCTGTTATGGACAATAAATCTCCTTGAAGCTGCTCCAACCGTTGAGATATTTGGTGTCGAG GCGTTTGAACATCCATGTTCTGTGCCATTTTGGGTACGCGTTGGCGTTCAAAGAGTGCAGCCTTCATGGAAGACGCCTGGATTCACAAGCTGTAGCAAGTGGCAACTGAGAGAGCTCCACGTTGCTAGCTTTAGTCCATTGGTGGGGCATCATATGTTATTTGTGCGTGAGGTGATGGGTCGAGCGCCAAAGCTGGAGACTGTTCTTTTGAAGGAAAATGAAGAGCCATGCAGGAAGTGCGAGGCAATGGGTGCACTACCTACTCCGATAGGAGGCATGTTTCCAAGGGGCAAAGATGAGCAAGACGCCATAGCCAGGCAACTTAGGGACAAGAGGATCGTCTCGTCGTCCTCGGCGGCGAAGATAGTTTTCAAAAGTATTGCTTCAACAGTGGTATTCTGA
- the LOC109769523 gene encoding uncharacterized protein isoform X2, with translation MAYSVPTLLLSSMEQNNKPQEEDRLGALTDDILLSILGSVDLATAARTSALSTRWRSLPWLLPELNLHVRDFLPVPCPDYPLAAALRIFFYSKIPAQHINQAMASLTRAARSFLRTKHSRTVTKMSLEIYLVGNYSHDIGPLVRDAIDNGTVRELDLTIADDKDFRCKRADMLQKARVVDGFFSTYPNVLPCLTRLHLYNLRFAKGDMLHRTLFDCCKQLQHLSLDHCDAGDGSVWQIDAPSSGLRVLELRYSYLKRLEVLCLPKLELLRWEVWLHNETPLHFGSVPCLKELFLLCGADIDHPGFSLSQLLDGATDIHTLTLNFQGEKLWIQPESRQLRAAFSKLKKLSIQGIYVEFDLLWTINLLEAAPTVEIFGVEAFEHPCSVPFWVRVGVQRVQPSWKTPGFTSCSKWQLRELHVASFSPLVGHHMLFVREVMGRAPKLETVLLKENEEPCRKCEAMGALPTPIGGMFPRGKDEQDAIARQLRDKRIVSSSSAAKIVFKSIASTVVF, from the exons ATGGCGTACTCTGTTCCGACCTTATTATTATCGTCCATGGAGCAGAATAAT AAGCCACAAGAGGAAGATAGGCTGGGCGCCCTGACTGATGACATCCTGCTCTCCATCTTGGGGAGTGTGGACCTTGCGACGGCCGCAAGGACCAGCGCCCTGTCGACGCGCTGGAGGAGCCTGCCATGGCTGCTCCCTGAGCTTAACCTCCATGTCAGGGATTTCCTGCCCGTGCCATGCCCAGATTACCCTCTTGCTGCTGCTCTACGGATTTTTTTTTATTCTAAAATACCAGCGCAACACATAAATCAAGCAATGGCGTCTCTGACCAGAGCTGCTAGGAGTTTCTTGCGCACCAAACACAGCAGAACCGTCACAAAAATGTCCCTTGAGATCTACCTCGTTGGCAACTATTCGCATGATATTGGCCCGCTGGTCCGTGACGCCATCGACAATGGCACGGTAAGAGAGCTGGACCTCACCATTGCCGACGACAAGGATTTCAGGTGCAAACGTGCAGATATGCTGCAGAAAGCACGGGTCGTGGACGGGTTCTTCAGCACGTATCCTAATGTGCTCCCTTGCCTCACGAGGCTCCACCTCTACAACCTGCGATTCGCCAAGGGGGACATGCTGCACCGCACGCTGTTCGACTGCTGCAAGCAGCTGCAGCACCTCAGCCTGGACCACTGCGACGCCGGCGACGGCTCGGTGTGGCAGATAGACGCGCCGAGTTCGGGGCTCAGGGTTCTTGAGCTCCGCTATTCCTACTTGAAGAGGCTCGAGGTGCTCTGCCTTCCCAAACTAGAGCTGCTCCGTTGGGAGGTCTGGCTGCACAATGAGACCCCCTTGCATTTTGGTTCTGTGCCATGTCTCAAGGAGTTATTCCTCCTATGTGGTGCTGACATCGACCACCCGGGGTTTAGTTTAAGCCAGCTTCTAGATGGTGCCACAGACATCCATACCCTGACCTTAAACTTCCAAGGAGAAAAG CTTTGGATCCAGCCTGAAAGCAGGCAACTCCGCGCTGCATTCAGCAAGCTAAAGAAGCTGTCTATTCAAGGCATATATGTTGAGTTTGACCTGTTATGGACAATAAATCTCCTTGAAGCTGCTCCAACCGTTGAGATATTTGGTGTCGAG GCGTTTGAACATCCATGTTCTGTGCCATTTTGGGTACGCGTTGGCGTTCAAAGAGTGCAGCCTTCATGGAAGACGCCTGGATTCACAAGCTGTAGCAAGTGGCAACTGAGAGAGCTCCACGTTGCTAGCTTTAGTCCATTGGTGGGGCATCATATGTTATTTGTGCGTGAGGTGATGGGTCGAGCGCCAAAGCTGGAGACTGTTCTTTTGAAGGAAAATGAAGAGCCATGCAGGAAGTGCGAGGCAATGGGTGCACTACCTACTCCGATAGGAGGCATGTTTCCAAGGGGCAAAGATGAGCAAGACGCCATAGCCAGGCAACTTAGGGACAAGAGGATCGTCTCGTCGTCCTCGGCGGCGAAGATAGTTTTCAAAAGTATTGCTTCAACAGTGGTATTCTGA
- the LOC109769523 gene encoding uncharacterized protein isoform X4 translates to MAYSVPTLLLSSMEQNNVRHRCKPQEEDRLGALTDDILLSILGSVDLATAARTSALSTRWRSLPWLLPELNLHVRDFLPVPCPDYPLAAALRIFFYSKIPAQHINQAMASLTRAARSFLRTKHSRTVTKMSLEIYLVGNYSHDIGPLVRDAIDNGTVRELDLTIADDKDFRCKRADMLQKARVVDGFFSTYPNVLPCLTRLHLYNLRFAKGDMLHRTLFDCCKQLQHLSLDHCDAGDGSVWQIDAPSSGLRVLELRYSYLKRLEVLCLPKLELLRWEVWLHNETPLHFGSVPCLKELFLLCGADIDHPGFSLSQLLDGATDIHTLTLNFQGEKLWIQPESRQLRAAFSKLKKLSIQGIYVEFDLLWTINLLEAAPTVEIFGVEAFEHPCSVPFWVRVGVQRVQPSWKTPGFTSCSKWQLRELHVASFSPLVGHHMLFVREVMGRAPKLETVLLKENEEPCRKCEAMGALPTPIGGMFPRGKDEQDAIARQLRDKRIVSSSSAAKIVFKSIASTVVF, encoded by the exons ATGGCGTACTCTGTTCCGACCTTATTATTATCGTCCATGGAGCAGAATAATGTGCGCCACCGCTGC AAGCCACAAGAGGAAGATAGGCTGGGCGCCCTGACTGATGACATCCTGCTCTCCATCTTGGGGAGTGTGGACCTTGCGACGGCCGCAAGGACCAGCGCCCTGTCGACGCGCTGGAGGAGCCTGCCATGGCTGCTCCCTGAGCTTAACCTCCATGTCAGGGATTTCCTGCCCGTGCCATGCCCAGATTACCCTCTTGCTGCTGCTCTACGGATTTTTTTTTATTCTAAAATACCAGCGCAACACATAAATCAAGCAATGGCGTCTCTGACCAGAGCTGCTAGGAGTTTCTTGCGCACCAAACACAGCAGAACCGTCACAAAAATGTCCCTTGAGATCTACCTCGTTGGCAACTATTCGCATGATATTGGCCCGCTGGTCCGTGACGCCATCGACAATGGCACGGTAAGAGAGCTGGACCTCACCATTGCCGACGACAAGGATTTCAGGTGCAAACGTGCAGATATGCTGCAGAAAGCACGGGTCGTGGACGGGTTCTTCAGCACGTATCCTAATGTGCTCCCTTGCCTCACGAGGCTCCACCTCTACAACCTGCGATTCGCCAAGGGGGACATGCTGCACCGCACGCTGTTCGACTGCTGCAAGCAGCTGCAGCACCTCAGCCTGGACCACTGCGACGCCGGCGACGGCTCGGTGTGGCAGATAGACGCGCCGAGTTCGGGGCTCAGGGTTCTTGAGCTCCGCTATTCCTACTTGAAGAGGCTCGAGGTGCTCTGCCTTCCCAAACTAGAGCTGCTCCGTTGGGAGGTCTGGCTGCACAATGAGACCCCCTTGCATTTTGGTTCTGTGCCATGTCTCAAGGAGTTATTCCTCCTATGTGGTGCTGACATCGACCACCCGGGGTTTAGTTTAAGCCAGCTTCTAGATGGTGCCACAGACATCCATACCCTGACCTTAAACTTCCAAGGAGAAAAG CTTTGGATCCAGCCTGAAAGCAGGCAACTCCGCGCTGCATTCAGCAAGCTAAAGAAGCTGTCTATTCAAGGCATATATGTTGAGTTTGACCTGTTATGGACAATAAATCTCCTTGAAGCTGCTCCAACCGTTGAGATATTTGGTGTCGAG GCGTTTGAACATCCATGTTCTGTGCCATTTTGGGTACGCGTTGGCGTTCAAAGAGTGCAGCCTTCATGGAAGACGCCTGGATTCACAAGCTGTAGCAAGTGGCAACTGAGAGAGCTCCACGTTGCTAGCTTTAGTCCATTGGTGGGGCATCATATGTTATTTGTGCGTGAGGTGATGGGTCGAGCGCCAAAGCTGGAGACTGTTCTTTTGAAGGAAAATGAAGAGCCATGCAGGAAGTGCGAGGCAATGGGTGCACTACCTACTCCGATAGGAGGCATGTTTCCAAGGGGCAAAGATGAGCAAGACGCCATAGCCAGGCAACTTAGGGACAAGAGGATCGTCTCGTCGTCCTCGGCGGCGAAGATAGTTTTCAAAAGTATTGCTTCAACAGTGGTATTCTGA
- the LOC109769523 gene encoding uncharacterized protein isoform X1, whose protein sequence is MAYSVPTLLLSSMEQNNVRHRCPQEEDRLGALTDDILLSILGSVDLATAARTSALSTRWRSLPWLLPELNLHVRDFLPVPCPDYPLAAALRIFFYSKIPAQHINQAMASLTRAARSFLRTKHSRTVTKMSLEIYLVGNYSHDIGPLVRDAIDNGTVRELDLTIADDKDFRCKRADMLQKARVVDGFFSTYPNVLPCLTRLHLYNLRFAKGDMLHRTLFDCCKQLQHLSLDHCDAGDGSVWQIDAPSSGLRVLELRYSYLKRLEVLCLPKLELLRWEVWLHNETPLHFGSVPCLKELFLLCGADIDHPGFSLSQLLDGATDIHTLTLNFQGEKLWIQPESRQLRAAFSKLKKLSIQGIYVEFDLLWTINLLEAAPTVEIFGVEAFEHPCSVPFWVRVGVQRVQPSWKTPGFTSCSKWQLRELHVASFSPLVGHHMLFVREVMGRAPKLETVLLKENEEPCRKCEAMGALPTPIGGMFPRGKDEQDAIARQLRDKRIVSSSSAAKIVFKSIASTVVF, encoded by the exons ATGGCGTACTCTGTTCCGACCTTATTATTATCGTCCATGGAGCAGAATAATGTGCGCCACCGCTGC CCACAAGAGGAAGATAGGCTGGGCGCCCTGACTGATGACATCCTGCTCTCCATCTTGGGGAGTGTGGACCTTGCGACGGCCGCAAGGACCAGCGCCCTGTCGACGCGCTGGAGGAGCCTGCCATGGCTGCTCCCTGAGCTTAACCTCCATGTCAGGGATTTCCTGCCCGTGCCATGCCCAGATTACCCTCTTGCTGCTGCTCTACGGATTTTTTTTTATTCTAAAATACCAGCGCAACACATAAATCAAGCAATGGCGTCTCTGACCAGAGCTGCTAGGAGTTTCTTGCGCACCAAACACAGCAGAACCGTCACAAAAATGTCCCTTGAGATCTACCTCGTTGGCAACTATTCGCATGATATTGGCCCGCTGGTCCGTGACGCCATCGACAATGGCACGGTAAGAGAGCTGGACCTCACCATTGCCGACGACAAGGATTTCAGGTGCAAACGTGCAGATATGCTGCAGAAAGCACGGGTCGTGGACGGGTTCTTCAGCACGTATCCTAATGTGCTCCCTTGCCTCACGAGGCTCCACCTCTACAACCTGCGATTCGCCAAGGGGGACATGCTGCACCGCACGCTGTTCGACTGCTGCAAGCAGCTGCAGCACCTCAGCCTGGACCACTGCGACGCCGGCGACGGCTCGGTGTGGCAGATAGACGCGCCGAGTTCGGGGCTCAGGGTTCTTGAGCTCCGCTATTCCTACTTGAAGAGGCTCGAGGTGCTCTGCCTTCCCAAACTAGAGCTGCTCCGTTGGGAGGTCTGGCTGCACAATGAGACCCCCTTGCATTTTGGTTCTGTGCCATGTCTCAAGGAGTTATTCCTCCTATGTGGTGCTGACATCGACCACCCGGGGTTTAGTTTAAGCCAGCTTCTAGATGGTGCCACAGACATCCATACCCTGACCTTAAACTTCCAAGGAGAAAAG CTTTGGATCCAGCCTGAAAGCAGGCAACTCCGCGCTGCATTCAGCAAGCTAAAGAAGCTGTCTATTCAAGGCATATATGTTGAGTTTGACCTGTTATGGACAATAAATCTCCTTGAAGCTGCTCCAACCGTTGAGATATTTGGTGTCGAG GCGTTTGAACATCCATGTTCTGTGCCATTTTGGGTACGCGTTGGCGTTCAAAGAGTGCAGCCTTCATGGAAGACGCCTGGATTCACAAGCTGTAGCAAGTGGCAACTGAGAGAGCTCCACGTTGCTAGCTTTAGTCCATTGGTGGGGCATCATATGTTATTTGTGCGTGAGGTGATGGGTCGAGCGCCAAAGCTGGAGACTGTTCTTTTGAAGGAAAATGAAGAGCCATGCAGGAAGTGCGAGGCAATGGGTGCACTACCTACTCCGATAGGAGGCATGTTTCCAAGGGGCAAAGATGAGCAAGACGCCATAGCCAGGCAACTTAGGGACAAGAGGATCGTCTCGTCGTCCTCGGCGGCGAAGATAGTTTTCAAAAGTATTGCTTCAACAGTGGTATTCTGA